The Desmonostoc muscorum LEGE 12446 genome includes a region encoding these proteins:
- the pgmB gene encoding beta-phosphoglucomutase encodes METKGHSRHFIYTDWILTETQFDPDQLHSKETVFTIGNGYLGTRGSFEEGYPHALPATFIHGVYDDVPVMYTELVNCPDWLPLVVIVNGERFRLDQGEILHYERKLNLHQGLVSRSLRWRSPSGKTIDIYFERFVSFADEHVLGQRCQLTPVDFDGLIEVQGSINGYTENQGFNHWEGLDQGKTDEGIWLQRRTRNSQIELGMAAKITIFGAEASLQVNTAPGYPTLSTTFLVKAQQTVTVEKLVTVFTSREIETPVVAAQEKLADLPDYATLLKASEQAWDEVWQQSDIAIEGDITAAFAVRYNLFQLLIASPRHDDKVSIPAKTLSGFGYRGHIFWDTEIFMLPFFLFTQPAIARNLLGYRWHTLPGARRKATHYRYKGAMFSWESAVTGDEVTPRWSLPTDFYGEDVRIWCRDREIHINADIPYAVWNYWQATRDDEWMQKCGAEIILDAAIFWGSRVEFNSESQKYEIRGVIGTDEYHELVHNNVFTNRMVQWHLEKAIAVYDWLAHKYPERARELEEKLQLTSEQQNHWQDIIAKILLFYDPSTELIEQFEGFFQLEDINLADYQGRDRSMQAILGIEKTNKYQVLKQPDVLMLLYLMRQSADFPHSEKALQTNWDYYAPRTDITYGSSLGPAVHAILASDLNISTEAYKLFIQAAMVDLEDNRGNTSDGIHGATAGGVWQAVIFGFGGIQLSENRLVANPHLPANWTRLKFKLHWQGLWYDFDLHQEVGTGDWGLGTGDKETRGQGDKGTRGITNPQSPIPNPQSPIPNLQSPIPNPQSPIPNPQSPIPNPQSPIPNPQSPIPNPQSPIPNIQGVIFDLDGVLTDTAELHYLAWQKLADEEGIPFNRQANEALRGVSRRASLMLIIGDRRYSEAQIEEMMERKNRYYVELLKNMTSKDLLPGAIALLDELRQAGIKIAIGSASKNAHTVIERLGIGNKIDAIADGYSVQQPKPAPDLFLYAAKELGIEPAQSVVVEDAAAGVEAALAAGMWAVGIGPVERVGAAHVVFPSLAGVKWADIRSQLQNSKE; translated from the coding sequence GTCTTTACAATCGGCAATGGATACCTGGGAACAAGGGGCAGTTTTGAAGAAGGTTATCCTCATGCATTGCCGGCTACTTTTATCCACGGTGTCTATGACGATGTGCCGGTGATGTACACGGAACTAGTTAATTGCCCTGACTGGTTACCTTTGGTAGTAATTGTAAATGGCGAACGCTTCCGTCTCGATCAAGGTGAGATATTGCATTATGAGCGAAAGCTTAATCTACATCAGGGACTTGTCAGCCGTTCTTTGCGTTGGCGTTCTCCCAGTGGGAAAACCATAGATATCTACTTTGAACGCTTTGTCAGTTTTGCAGATGAGCATGTGTTAGGGCAACGCTGTCAGCTAACACCGGTAGATTTCGATGGGTTAATTGAAGTTCAGGGAAGCATTAATGGCTATACAGAAAATCAAGGTTTTAATCACTGGGAAGGACTAGATCAAGGCAAGACTGACGAAGGTATTTGGTTGCAACGCCGCACCCGCAACTCCCAAATTGAACTGGGTATGGCAGCTAAAATCACAATATTCGGGGCGGAAGCATCTTTGCAAGTCAATACTGCACCTGGTTATCCCACCCTAAGCACCACCTTTCTGGTTAAAGCGCAACAGACTGTAACGGTGGAAAAACTCGTGACGGTTTTTACTTCGCGGGAGATTGAAACACCAGTTGTAGCAGCTCAAGAAAAACTCGCGGACTTGCCAGACTACGCAACACTACTAAAAGCCAGTGAACAGGCATGGGATGAGGTTTGGCAACAAAGCGATATCGCGATCGAGGGGGATATCACAGCGGCTTTTGCTGTTCGCTACAATCTGTTTCAGTTGCTGATTGCTAGCCCACGGCATGATGACAAAGTAAGCATTCCTGCTAAAACTCTTTCGGGGTTTGGCTATCGCGGTCATATTTTTTGGGATACAGAAATTTTTATGTTGCCCTTTTTTCTGTTTACCCAACCAGCGATCGCCCGTAATTTACTCGGTTACCGTTGGCACACCTTACCAGGAGCTAGACGCAAGGCGACTCATTACAGGTATAAAGGAGCAATGTTTTCTTGGGAAAGCGCTGTTACTGGAGATGAAGTAACACCACGTTGGTCACTTCCCACTGATTTTTATGGTGAAGACGTGCGAATTTGGTGCCGCGATCGCGAAATTCATATTAATGCAGATATCCCCTACGCTGTTTGGAACTACTGGCAAGCCACTAGGGATGATGAATGGATGCAAAAGTGCGGCGCAGAGATTATTTTGGATGCCGCCATCTTTTGGGGTAGCCGCGTGGAATTCAATTCTGAAAGCCAAAAGTATGAAATTCGGGGAGTGATTGGAACGGATGAATACCATGAACTCGTCCACAACAACGTCTTTACAAACCGCATGGTGCAATGGCATCTAGAAAAGGCGATCGCAGTTTATGATTGGTTGGCTCACAAATACCCAGAACGAGCCAGGGAATTAGAAGAAAAACTGCAACTGACTTCAGAACAGCAAAACCACTGGCAAGACATCATCGCCAAAATCTTGTTGTTTTACGACCCATCAACAGAACTAATCGAGCAGTTTGAAGGATTTTTTCAATTGGAAGATATTAACTTAGCAGATTATCAAGGGCGCGATCGCTCCATGCAAGCCATCTTGGGTATTGAGAAAACTAACAAATATCAAGTACTCAAACAGCCAGATGTCTTAATGCTGCTTTATTTAATGCGACAATCAGCAGATTTTCCCCACAGCGAAAAAGCATTGCAGACAAACTGGGATTACTACGCACCCCGCACTGATATTACCTATGGTTCGTCCCTCGGCCCCGCAGTTCACGCCATCTTAGCTTCAGATTTGAATATATCCACCGAAGCTTACAAACTATTTATCCAGGCCGCAATGGTAGATCTTGAAGATAACCGAGGAAACACCAGCGATGGAATTCATGGCGCCACCGCTGGCGGCGTTTGGCAAGCTGTAATTTTTGGCTTCGGTGGTATCCAGTTGAGCGAAAATCGTCTCGTAGCCAACCCCCATCTGCCTGCTAACTGGACACGCCTGAAGTTTAAATTGCACTGGCAGGGTTTATGGTACGACTTTGATTTGCATCAGGAAGTGGGGACTGGGGACTGGGGACTGGGGACTGGGGATAAGGAGACAAGGGGACAAGGAGACAAGGGGACAAGGGGAATAACCAATCCCCAATCCCCAATCCCCAATCCCCAATCCCCAATCCCCAATCTCCAATCCCCAATCCCCAATCCCCAATCCCCAATCCCCAATCCCCAATCCCCAATCCCCAATCCCCAATCCCCAATCCCCAATCCCCAATCCCCAATCCCCAATCCCCAATCCCCAATCCCCAACATCCAAGGAGTCATCTTCGATTTAGATGGTGTGCTGACAGATACAGCAGAACTTCATTATTTAGCTTGGCAGAAGCTAGCGGATGAAGAGGGTATACCGTTTAATCGCCAAGCTAATGAAGCGCTGCGGGGTGTATCCCGGCGTGCTTCGCTAATGCTGATTATTGGGGATAGACGGTATTCGGAAGCACAAATCGAGGAAATGATGGAGCGCAAGAACCGCTACTATGTGGAATTGCTAAAAAATATGACCTCTAAGGATTTGTTACCAGGAGCGATCGCACTTTTGGATGAACTGCGGCAAGCCGGGATTAAAATAGCTATTGGTTCAGCGAGTAAAAATGCCCACACAGTGATTGAGCGATTGGGTATTGGCAATAAAATAGATGCGATCGCTGACGGTTATAGTGTACAGCAACCCAAGCCAGCACCAGATTTGTTTTTGTATGCTGCTAAAGAGTTAGGAATCGAGCCAGCGCAATCTGTGGTTGTAGAAGATGCCGCAGCAGGCGTTGAGGCGGCTCTAGCTGCCGGGATGTGGGCGGTAGGTATTGGCCCAGTTGAACGAGTTGGAGCCGCTCATGTTGTTTTCCCCAGCCTCGCAGGGGTTAAATGGGCAGATATACGAAGTCAATTACAGAATTCCAAAGAATAG